Genomic window (Desulfobulbaceae bacterium):
AGTTCATTGTGTTTATTGCCCCTAACCATCGTCAACAGCGTGGCGCAGGAATTCCCCTTTCAGAAGGGAGAGAAGCTCTCTTATCTGATTTCTTGGAGCTTCATCCCGGCAGGACGAGCTACTCTGGAAATAGCCCATCAGCAAGATGGTGATCCGGCAGGGGCAGGATACCATTTCATTATGACCGCCCACACCCTGCCCGCCATCGCCTTGATTTATCCCTATCAGGAGCGTGTCGATTCCTATACAACAGGAGACCTTCGCCACAGCCTCAAGTACAAGAAGATGCAAGAAAGTCGTCACACTCGAGACATCGTCGTTCGCTTCAACTGGACCACCAACACCGCGCAATACAGTAACTTCGGTCAAACAGAAAATCCGATCTCAGTCCCCGCCGAAACCCTTGATCCGCTGTCTGCTCTATATTATATCCGCAGCCAACAACTCAGTCCCCCTTTTACTGTTGAGCACCCAGTCACCGATGGCAAAAAGCTCTCCCTCGGCAAGGCCAAATTCCTCAATAAAGAATCCATCACCATTCGTGGCAAAACCTATCAGACCATCAAAATCGAACCGGATCTCCGTGATGTAAAAGGGGTTTTCGAGAAAAGCCCGGGGGCATCAATGTATATCTGGCTGACTGATGACAGCAGACAGATCCTGGTGAAACTAAAAAGTAAGGTTGTCGTAGGCAGTTTTATCGCAGAACTGATCGAAGAGGACAGTGTGCTACCAAGAGATGTCCATCCTCTTGACAAAAAAGGGGATGCCAACACAGGAGTACAACCGGATCAGCCACCAGAAAGCATGGGTAGCAACAACAACGCCCCATGAAGCGCCAGCCAGGCATAGATACCAGCCAGGACATCATCCATAACAATACCAAGACCGCCATTAAGATGTCTATCCGCCCACGACACAGGCCAAGGTTTGATGATATCGAAAAATCTGAAGAGGAGAAAAGCCACGGCCCAGTAAAGAGGTTGGGCAGGAACCGCGATCAAGGCGATCAGCATGCCGATGATCTCATCAATGACGATACTACCAGGATCTTTTCGATCCATGATCTTTTCGGCTGAACCGGCCGTATAAACGGCAAGGAAAAATATGACCGCCAGGGCAGTGTAATATTGTTCTGGAGATAGATACAAAAGCAGAAAATTAATCGGCAGGGCCACCAAGGTACCCCACGTTCCAGGAGCTTTAGGCAGATACCCTGCGTACCCCCCTGTGGCAATAAAAAGAATAATTCGAACCATGATGACTTACTGTTCCGGCAGATCGCTCTCGATCTGAATTAAGTGAAAAGCATCTAACGGTTGAGATATCACCGCACGATAAACCTCAGCAATAGGGACACCGACCTCAAGAGCAATCCGTCGACAATCCTCATATTCCGGTGTAATGCGCCTGCCCACCGGCATGTCAATCTGCTTCACCTTCACGTCTCCAAAACTAGTCGGAATCACCCCTAAACGACGAGGCAAGGTGTGCCGCTCCTCTCGACGAAAACGCACCCCGATGGCCGATGTCTCGCACAACAAGGTCTGACGCAGACCATAGGCATGAACAGGAGATGCGATTACCTGAATGATGAACCCCGGCCTCCCCTTCTTCATCTGAATCGGAACCAGAGCAACATCAAGGGCTCCGCGGGCAAACAGTCTTTCGCACAGAAAAGGGTAGGTTTCCGGAGACCAATCGTCAAGATTCGTTTCAATGACAATAACCTCTTGGGCTTCGGATGCAGCCGTTGCCTCGCCAATCATCAGCCGCAGGAGGTTAGCCTGCCCGTCAGGTCGTTGTTTACTTCCAGCCCCATGACCGACCTTAACGATGGTCATCGCTGGCAACGGCCCAAACTCCCGAGCACACGCCTTGACAATAGCGGCGCCTGTCGGGGTCACCAACTCCATTTCCACATCAACGCCATAAATCGGTACGCCCTTCACTAACTCACACACTGCAGGAGCAGGTAGGGGGAGAACGCCATGGCTGGATTTCACTGACCCCCGCCCCATAGGAAGCGGCGAACAGGTCAACCCGGTGATCGAAAAATAGTCAAGACCTATAGCAGCCCCAACGATATCAATGATACTATCAACTGCGCCGACCTCATGGAAATGAACATGATCAATAGGACATCCATGAACTTTGGCCTCAGCAGCTGCCAAGGTCTGAAAAATTGTCAGTGAACGGGATTTGATTGGCTCAGGGAGTCGGCTTTCAGTCAGTAGGGCACGAATGGTCTGCCAATCCCTAGGGTGCTGATGACCGGAGAGTTTGACCTGAAACCGGGTAGCGGCAATAGAACTATGGCCGCAGGTTGCTTCAGCAACAAGCTGATACTCTTTAAGATCAAGCTTTTTAAATGTATCCGTCAAGAGATCAAAAGGGAGACCAGCGTCAAGCAAGGCGCCTAAAAACATGTCCCCGCTGATGCCGGAAAAACAATCAAGATACGCGATAGTTGCAAATGTTTGAGACATCTCGATTAACCGAGCGCCACGCCTGAAAGTAACGAGTGTCCAAGAAGAAAGGCATGAACCGGCATCCGTTTACCGCCATCGGCCTGAACTTCGGCAATCCGGATTTGATTTTTACCGCAAGCGATGACAAGCCCTTTCTTATCTGCAGAGACAATGACTCCCGGTTGTCCTGGGTTATCCTCGGCTATCACCGTCGGCATAAAAAGTTTGATCTGTTTACCTTGAATCCGGGTATATGCTGTGGGCCAGGGATCAAGCGCACGGATTTGACAACTGATGGCAAACGCTGAATTTTTCCAGTCGATCACACCATCTTCCTTAGTCAACGGCGGGGCAAGGGTCGCTTGGCCATCATCTTGTTTTTTGGGCTCCAAACGACCGGCAACCAATAAGCCCAGAGACTGATGAAGGAGTGAACCGCCTAGTTCCGCCAACCGAGGGATCAAGGTCGCTGAGGTATCCTGGTCACTGACCGGCAAAGAGCCAACCAGCAGCATATCCCCGGTGTCAAGACCGCTATCCATCTGCATGATGGTGACCCCTGCCTCACGCTCACCACGCAGGATGGCTGTCTGAATTGGCGCAGCGCCTCGATATTTAGGCAGGATTGAGCCATGGACGTTAATACACCCTAAACGGGGAAGAGACAGCACCGCTGGCGGCAAAATTCTGCCATAAGCGGCAACCAGAATGACATCGGGCTGGAAGCGGCGCAACTCATCGAGAAAGGATTCTGTTCTGATCTTGGTCGGCTGCAGGACCTTGATCCCTGCCTGTTCTGCTAGAAGTTTCACTGGTGGCTGAGTCAGCTTGCGGCCGCGTCCCTTTGGCCGGTCCGGCTGAGTTACGACAGCAACGATATTTTCGTTATTCTCGATCAGCTCACGGAGAGACGGCACGGCAAAATCAGGTGTACCCATGAATATGATCCGCAAATTAGATGAACCCATAGTTTAATCTATTCCTGGTTGTAACCGCTCAGGTTGTCGGTTTACGGTTGACAGTTGACGGTGATAGAGTCCTGCCAATGGCTGAGGACACACTAACATTGAGTGTCATGCGATGATTTATGACTAACCATGATTCTTTTAACCGTAAACCGATAACTGATTACCGTTAACCTGTGTAGTTACTTTTGGTTTAGATTGGTGAAACTTGGGAAGAGCTGCCGATGGCGATGAATTCTTCGGAACAGAGGCACTGGCCGACGTTTGCGGAAATGGTAGCCCGTCATGGCCACCTCTTGACTCGGGATACCGCTGCGACGCTGCAGGTTAATGTCGGTCGGTTATGCAACTTGTCCTGCAGGCATTGTCATCTGGAGGC
Coding sequences:
- a CDS encoding DUF3108 domain-containing protein translates to SSLCLLPLTIVNSVAQEFPFQKGEKLSYLISWSFIPAGRATLEIAHQQDGDPAGAGYHFIMTAHTLPAIALIYPYQERVDSYTTGDLRHSLKYKKMQESRHTRDIVVRFNWTTNTAQYSNFGQTENPISVPAETLDPLSALYYIRSQQLSPPFTVEHPVTDGKKLSLGKAKFLNKESITIRGKTYQTIKIEPDLRDVKGVFEKSPGASMYIWLTDDSRQILVKLKSKVVVGSFIAELIEEDSVLPRDVHPLDKKGDANTGVQPDQPPESMGSNNNAP
- a CDS encoding phosphatidylglycerophosphatase A, which encodes MVRIILFIATGGYAGYLPKAPGTWGTLVALPINFLLLYLSPEQYYTALAVIFFLAVYTAGSAEKIMDRKDPGSIVIDEIIGMLIALIAVPAQPLYWAVAFLLFRFFDIIKPWPVSWADRHLNGGLGIVMDDVLAGIYAWLALHGALLLLPMLSGG
- the larC gene encoding nickel pincer cofactor biosynthesis protein LarC, producing the protein MSQTFATIAYLDCFSGISGDMFLGALLDAGLPFDLLTDTFKKLDLKEYQLVAEATCGHSSIAATRFQVKLSGHQHPRDWQTIRALLTESRLPEPIKSRSLTIFQTLAAAEAKVHGCPIDHVHFHEVGAVDSIIDIVGAAIGLDYFSITGLTCSPLPMGRGSVKSSHGVLPLPAPAVCELVKGVPIYGVDVEMELVTPTGAAIVKACAREFGPLPAMTIVKVGHGAGSKQRPDGQANLLRLMIGEATAASEAQEVIVIETNLDDWSPETYPFLCERLFARGALDVALVPIQMKKGRPGFIIQVIASPVHAYGLRQTLLCETSAIGVRFRREERHTLPRRLGVIPTSFGDVKVKQIDMPVGRRITPEYEDCRRIALEVGVPIAEVYRAVISQPLDAFHLIQIESDLPEQ
- a CDS encoding methionyl-tRNA formyltransferase, whose amino-acid sequence is MGSSNLRIIFMGTPDFAVPSLRELIENNENIVAVVTQPDRPKGRGRKLTQPPVKLLAEQAGIKVLQPTKIRTESFLDELRRFQPDVILVAAYGRILPPAVLSLPRLGCINVHGSILPKYRGAAPIQTAILRGEREAGVTIMQMDSGLDTGDMLLVGSLPVSDQDTSATLIPRLAELGGSLLHQSLGLLVAGRLEPKKQDDGQATLAPPLTKEDGVIDWKNSAFAISCQIRALDPWPTAYTRIQGKQIKLFMPTVIAEDNPGQPGVIVSADKKGLVIACGKNQIRIAEVQADGGKRMPVHAFLLGHSLLSGVALG